A part of Oryctolagus cuniculus chromosome 15, mOryCun1.1, whole genome shotgun sequence genomic DNA contains:
- the LOC108176310 gene encoding beta-microseminoprotein, whose amino-acid sequence MNTLLGSLVVFASLLVLCNTQCYVELYDKNPEDPPDECRDLDGVTHKLNVEWKTENCYTCSCDETGIHCCNTAAIPGGFDTTKCKTIFHKDTCSYSVVELENPDKECPVSSWIL is encoded by the exons ATG AACACTCTGCTGGGCAGCCTTGTGGTCTTTGCCAGCCTCTTGGTGTTGTGCAACACGCAGTGCTATGTCGAACTCTACGACAAGAACCCGGAGGATCCCCCTGATG AATGCAGGGACCTTGATGGAGTCACACACAAGCTGAACGTGGAGTGGAAGACTGAGAACTGTTACACATGTAGTTGTGATGAGACTGGAATTCATTGCTGCAACAC TGCTGCCATCCCCGGAGGTTTTGATACCACAAAGTGCAAGACGATCTTCCACAAGGACACTTGCAGCTACTCCGTGGTGGAGCTGGAGAACCCGGACAAGGAATGTCCAGTCAGCTCGTGGATCCTGTGA